The Fusibacter sp. A1 DNA segment TTGAAGCTGTTAAAAAAATTAAAGCTCAAAATAAGGATATAAAAATCATCATGATCAGTTCTGAAGCGGATAAGCATAGCGTCTTTTCAGCCCTAGAGGCGGGTGCTGACAATTACCTGCTTAAACCGCTCAATAGGGACAAACTGATACAAGTGATCGACAAGGTATCTTCTGATTCTTCAAGTGCCTTACGTGTAGATAAGCTTAAGACCTTGACCGGTCATGAGCCCTTTTTCGAGCAGATAAGTAAAGAGAATTCAGGGTATGTCATCGAAAACGCCAAAGGGATAATCTCAGTTTTTGTAGGCAACTCATTCGGTAACGAACATATCGATTCACTTCATCAGACCATTCACAGTATGCTTCAAATAAGCAACTTAAGCTGGCATTTTAGCTTTGAAGCCTATAATGAATTGGGTACGAACGCTATCGCATTTTTCGAATCCTCTTTCAAGTCCTTAGAACAGAGTAAACATGAATATACTTCTTCACTTATAAAATAAAAGCTGAATGAGCATGACTTTTCTTCGTGCTCACTCAGCTTTTTTATTATATTCTTCGTGTCAACTTATCAAGAAGTTCAAGTGTGCTTCCTTCAAGCATAGGTGAAAGATGACGATTCACTTTGTCGTGG contains these protein-coding regions:
- a CDS encoding response regulator transcription factor; amino-acid sequence: MARILIADDSLVMRRNIKTMLQQTNHKIIGEADNGKKAYMAAIELCPDLITMDINMPIMTGVEAVKKIKAQNKDIKIIMISSEADKHSVFSALEAGADNYLLKPLNRDKLIQVIDKVSSDSSSALRVDKLKTLTGHEPFFEQISKENSGYVIENAKGIISVFVGNSFGNEHIDSLHQTIHSMLQISNLSWHFSFEAYNELGTNAIAFFESSFKSLEQSKHEYTSSLIK